From a region of the Mauremys mutica isolate MM-2020 ecotype Southern chromosome 12, ASM2049712v1, whole genome shotgun sequence genome:
- the LOC123346518 gene encoding C-type lectin domain family 2 member B-like, whose protein sequence is MCGRCRKLIASMSSDGSAPGSWLRKRASHQVLVPATITVLIIIIVTLAALLAVEKSKPPLAAPGLPAGPCCPDGWIGYRGKCYYFSETEGDWNQSQSQCSALKASLAAIDSEQEKDFLLRYKGFLDCWIGLQRERGQPWRWPNGTKFNNWFPIRGGGDCAFLIDEDWFGSSRCSTGRRWICSKLDACTMEKECIVESKL, encoded by the exons ATGTGTGGACGCTGCAGGAAACTGATTGCCTCAATGAGCTCCGATGGATCAG CCCCTGGGTCTTGGCTCAGGAAACGTGCTTCCCATCAAGTCCTTGTCCCAGCTACCATCACAGTTTTGATCATCATCATCGTTACTCTAGCAGCACTTTTAGCAG TGGAAAAATCCAAACCACCTCTGGCTGCTCCAGGCCTCCCTGCTGGGCCCTGCTGCCCGGACGGCTGGATCGGGTACCGAGGGAAATGCTATTATTTCTCAGAGACTGAAGGGGACTGgaaccagagccagagccagtgcTCTGCACTCAAAGCCTCCCTGGCTGCGATCGACAGTGAGCAGGAAAAG GATTTCCTGCTGCGCTATAAGGGCTTCCTCGACTGTTGGATCGGCCTCCAGAGGGAGCGAGGCCAGCCCTGGAGATGGCCCAACGGCACCAAATTCAACAACTG gtTTCCGATAAGAGGAGGTGGCGACTGTGCTTTTCTGATTGATGAGGACTGGTTCGGCAGCTCGCGGTGCAGCACAGGGAGACGCTGGATCTGCAGCAAACTCGATGCCTGTACAATGGAGAAGGAATGTATTGTGGAGTCAAAACTTTGA